One region of Synechococcus elongatus PCC 11801 genomic DNA includes:
- a CDS encoding UPF0182 family protein, whose product MPRHWSRWGIAIAAILLGLGMLTRIHVETLWFAELGIPTVFLRRLGVQVLLFSVAGLAIAAWIGGNLRWAARLQATLPDRSAPRLQLTGLLTVLSLLWLALLALTTQAVIAAWTCQDGGALPLLPKILTLDWLQSPLITERTWPLGWGLVIGLGSLVLFLWRPWPILIGLSTITSLAIALFTSREWLRIWPALAAESVSDRDPIFQQDLAFYLFRLPALEVLQFDLWIALAFSFCAVLAIYYLANHSVSNAEFRGFAPTQQRHLVRLTVAIALFLIGHCWLAQRELLFSELGAVYGIGFTDRWIKLPLLRIWMALFGIAAIALFWKTRRGLLSSRWIRNLQLGAIASVLIWVTLPAIVQQLVVQPNELARELPYLKQAIVFTRRAFGLDQIETQTFDPQPSLNRAVLRANRETVQNIRLWDTRPLLQSNRQLQQIRLYYSFPTAQIDRYLLQTSFGKALQQVIIAARELDYTAIPAAAKTWVNEHLIYTHGYGFTLSPVNSSAPDGLPHYFVKDIGANTRINGDASLGISAEAVKAAISVENPRIYYGQLTRNYVFTPSRTQELDYPSGNDNAYNVYDGSGGVQLGNYAQRLLFALYLRDWRLPFSGDLTAQTRVLFRRQIKDRVRAIAPFLRYDAEPYLVTVNSESAATAGLGQSSLFWILDAYTVSDRYPYADPGEQPFNYIRNSVKVVIDAYNGSAKFYIVDPSDPLIRTWSRLFPTLFQPLDAMAPILRSHLRYPTDLFKAQSSQLLTYHVLDPQVFYNRDDQWAYPLEIYAGETATVQPYYLITRLPTAEGEEFLILTPFTPLGRNNMIAWLAGRSDGDQYGRLLLYEFPRQRLIFGPEQITARINQDPRISEQITLWNREGSRAAEGNLLVIPIEQSLLYVEPLYLEASRNSLPALTRVIAAYQDRIVMTPSLVESLKQLFPEPNLAAEPTAIAPSETD is encoded by the coding sequence ATGCCTCGCCACTGGAGCCGCTGGGGAATTGCGATCGCAGCGATCTTGCTGGGGTTGGGGATGCTAACACGCATCCACGTCGAAACCCTATGGTTTGCCGAGCTGGGAATTCCCACGGTTTTCTTACGACGACTAGGCGTTCAAGTCTTGTTGTTTAGCGTGGCTGGGCTGGCGATCGCTGCTTGGATTGGCGGCAATTTGCGCTGGGCCGCCCGACTGCAAGCAACTTTGCCCGATCGCTCAGCACCCCGGCTGCAATTGACTGGGCTCCTTACCGTCTTGAGCCTGCTCTGGCTGGCACTGCTGGCCCTCACCACTCAAGCTGTGATTGCCGCTTGGACCTGTCAGGATGGCGGGGCTTTACCGCTCTTGCCAAAAATCCTGACACTGGATTGGCTGCAGTCACCGCTGATCACAGAACGGACGTGGCCCCTTGGCTGGGGGCTGGTGATTGGCCTCGGTAGTCTCGTGTTGTTTCTTTGGCGGCCTTGGCCGATTCTGATTGGCCTATCTACTATCACGAGCTTGGCGATCGCCCTGTTTACCTCACGGGAATGGCTGCGGATCTGGCCTGCCTTGGCGGCTGAAAGTGTCAGCGATCGCGATCCCATCTTTCAGCAAGATTTGGCGTTCTATCTATTCCGCTTACCCGCACTGGAGGTCTTGCAGTTCGATCTCTGGATTGCGCTGGCTTTCAGCTTTTGTGCCGTTCTTGCCATCTACTACTTAGCGAATCACAGCGTTAGCAATGCGGAGTTTCGTGGCTTTGCTCCGACCCAGCAACGGCATCTCGTACGGTTAACGGTCGCGATCGCTCTATTTCTAATTGGGCATTGCTGGCTGGCACAGCGCGAGTTGCTGTTCTCTGAATTAGGCGCAGTCTACGGCATTGGCTTTACCGATCGCTGGATCAAACTGCCCCTGCTACGAATTTGGATGGCGCTCTTTGGCATCGCGGCGATCGCACTGTTCTGGAAAACTCGGCGTGGTCTGCTGTCCAGCCGCTGGATTCGCAACCTACAACTGGGCGCGATCGCCAGTGTCCTGATTTGGGTGACCTTGCCCGCGATCGTGCAGCAATTGGTGGTGCAGCCCAATGAGCTGGCCCGAGAACTGCCCTATCTCAAACAGGCGATCGTCTTTACCCGTCGCGCCTTTGGTCTTGACCAAATTGAGACCCAAACCTTCGACCCTCAGCCCAGCCTGAACCGTGCGGTGCTCCGTGCCAATCGAGAAACGGTGCAGAATATCCGGCTTTGGGATACGCGGCCGCTGCTGCAAAGTAACCGTCAACTCCAGCAAATCCGCCTTTACTACAGCTTCCCGACAGCACAAATCGATCGCTATCTACTCCAGACCAGTTTTGGCAAAGCCCTGCAGCAGGTGATTATTGCAGCCCGAGAGCTGGACTACACCGCCATCCCTGCTGCCGCTAAAACCTGGGTCAATGAGCATCTGATCTACACCCATGGCTATGGCTTTACCCTCAGTCCCGTCAATAGCAGCGCCCCTGATGGCTTGCCGCATTACTTTGTCAAGGACATCGGAGCGAATACGCGCATTAACGGCGATGCCAGCCTAGGGATTAGTGCCGAGGCTGTCAAAGCAGCTATCTCCGTCGAGAATCCTCGGATTTACTACGGCCAGCTCACTCGCAACTATGTCTTTACTCCCAGCCGTACCCAAGAGTTGGACTATCCCAGCGGCAATGACAATGCCTACAACGTCTACGACGGCAGTGGGGGAGTTCAGCTGGGAAACTACGCTCAGCGTTTGCTCTTTGCCCTCTATCTGCGCGATTGGCGCTTGCCGTTTTCCGGTGACCTGACGGCCCAGACGCGAGTGCTCTTCCGGCGACAAATTAAAGACCGAGTGCGAGCGATCGCCCCATTTCTCCGCTATGACGCTGAACCCTATCTGGTCACGGTCAACTCCGAGAGCGCTGCGACGGCGGGGCTTGGGCAAAGCTCACTGTTTTGGATTTTGGATGCCTACACCGTCAGCGATCGCTACCCCTATGCTGACCCGGGAGAACAGCCTTTCAACTACATCCGCAATTCCGTCAAAGTGGTGATCGATGCCTACAACGGCAGCGCCAAGTTCTACATTGTTGACCCCAGCGATCCCTTAATCCGGACTTGGTCGCGGCTGTTCCCAACCCTGTTCCAGCCGTTGGATGCCATGGCGCCGATCTTGCGATCGCACTTACGCTATCCCACTGACCTCTTCAAAGCTCAATCGTCGCAGCTGCTGACCTACCACGTCCTCGATCCGCAAGTTTTCTATAACCGCGATGACCAGTGGGCCTATCCCCTCGAAATCTACGCTGGCGAAACGGCAACGGTTCAGCCCTATTACTTAATTACTCGTCTACCGACTGCTGAGGGCGAAGAGTTCCTGATTCTGACGCCCTTTACGCCCTTGGGTCGCAACAACATGATTGCTTGGCTGGCAGGGCGATCGGATGGTGATCAGTACGGTCGTCTTTTGCTCTACGAGTTTCCGCGACAACGGCTGATTTTTGGTCCTGAGCAGATTACTGCTCGCATTAACCAAGACCCCCGCATCTCTGAGCAAATCACGCTGTGGAATCGGGAAGGATCTCGGGCGGCAGAAGGCAATCTTTTGGTGATTCCCATCGAGCAATCGCTGCTCTACGTTGAGCCGCTCTATCTTGAAGCTTCGCGCAATAGCTTGCCAGCTTTGACCCGCGTTATTGCGGCTTATCAAGATCGCATCGTGATGACCCCCAGCCTCGTGGAAAGTCTGAAACAGCTTTTCCCAGAACCTAACCTAGCAGCAGAGCCTACTGCGATCGCTCCATCAGAGACTGACTAG
- the ribE gene encoding riboflavin synthase, which produces MFTGLVQALGELTVLDGAVRIHCVAGDIQAILQDLAIGDSIAVDGICLTATQCLGNGFLADVSPETLQRSTLGDLPPGARVNLESSLRAGGKVGGHFVTGHVDGVGWLISAEATEQSWLLKFGVPAGSLQRYLVEKGSIAVNGISLTIADCDRDGHWFTVAVIPHTYQETTLSRLQAGDRVNLEGDILGKYVERLLRHSGQATSQSDISLEFLTEHGYV; this is translated from the coding sequence ATGTTTACGGGTCTAGTGCAGGCGCTGGGAGAACTAACAGTTCTAGACGGCGCAGTCCGAATTCACTGTGTGGCCGGCGATATCCAAGCGATTCTGCAGGATCTGGCGATCGGTGACAGCATTGCCGTCGATGGCATTTGCCTGACGGCAACCCAATGTCTTGGCAATGGCTTTTTGGCGGATGTGTCCCCAGAAACGCTGCAACGCTCGACGCTTGGGGATCTGCCACCGGGCGCTCGAGTCAATCTGGAAAGCTCTTTGCGCGCTGGCGGTAAAGTCGGTGGTCACTTTGTCACCGGTCACGTTGATGGCGTGGGCTGGCTGATCAGTGCTGAGGCGACCGAGCAATCTTGGCTGCTCAAATTTGGGGTGCCTGCCGGTTCACTGCAGCGTTACCTCGTCGAAAAGGGCAGTATCGCTGTCAACGGCATTAGTTTGACGATCGCTGACTGCGATCGCGACGGGCATTGGTTCACGGTGGCAGTGATTCCCCACACCTACCAAGAGACAACCCTGAGCCGCTTGCAAGCGGGCGATCGCGTCAACCTTGAGGGCGACATTCTCGGCAAGTATGTGGAACGGCTCCTGCGTCATTCCGGTCAGGCTACCTCTCAATCAGACATCAGTCTGGAGTTCTTGACAGAGCATGGCTATGTCTGA
- a CDS encoding DUF1824 family protein, translated as MDTNWMAAEQRLQQYRCQTEAIDWSPTERQQVCADLRILVAAADFLTLGICAETSAAAQDALAVYWDALQQPALDPTDLPTIAEPCFLKANGRSGRLLLDPYEGDYRGVLITVHSDLADGPSGTYGHFPLDLFAAA; from the coding sequence ATGGATACAAACTGGATGGCTGCAGAACAGCGTCTGCAACAGTATCGGTGTCAGACTGAAGCCATTGACTGGAGTCCTACAGAACGCCAGCAAGTGTGTGCCGACCTCCGCATCCTTGTTGCCGCCGCGGATTTTCTCACCCTGGGGATCTGTGCTGAGACCTCTGCAGCTGCTCAAGATGCCTTGGCAGTGTATTGGGATGCACTCCAGCAACCAGCGCTAGATCCTACAGACTTGCCCACGATCGCGGAGCCCTGTTTTCTCAAAGCCAATGGGCGATCGGGACGGCTGCTCTTGGATCCATATGAGGGCGACTATCGCGGTGTGCTGATTACCGTACATTCAGACCTAGCTGACGGCCCCAGCGGTACCTATGGCCATTTCCCACTCGATCTTTTTGCAGCTGCCTAG
- a CDS encoding MoaD/ThiS family protein, with protein MAITVLIPTPLQKFTNNQASLECEASDVKSLLDALEQSFPGIKARLCDEQGQLRRFLNVYVNSEDIRFLDGIQTSLGNGDEVSIVPAVAGG; from the coding sequence ATGGCCATCACCGTTCTGATCCCCACGCCCCTGCAAAAATTCACCAACAACCAAGCCAGCTTGGAATGTGAAGCTAGCGATGTGAAATCGCTATTGGATGCACTGGAGCAATCCTTTCCGGGTATCAAGGCACGTCTATGCGATGAGCAAGGCCAGCTGCGCCGCTTCCTGAATGTCTACGTCAATAGCGAAGACATTCGCTTCCTCGATGGTATTCAAACCAGCCTGGGTAATGGCGATGAAGTCAGCATTGTGCCGGCGGTAGCAGGCGGCTGA
- a CDS encoding B12-binding domain-containing radical SAM protein — protein sequence MRALLIYPRFPKTFWSYEKILELVNRKVLLPPLGLVTVAAILPQEWEFKLVDRNIRAVTEEEWAWADIVILSAMIVQKEDMVDQIALAKQHGKRVAVGGPYPTSVPEEMEAAGVDFLILDEGEITLPMFVEALERGETQGRFSSNGEKPDVTTTPIPRYDLLERSAYDSMSVQFSRGCPFQCEFCDIIVLYGRKPRTKEPQQLLAELQALYDLGWRGGVFMVDDNFIGNKRNVKRLLQELKVWQAERGYPFRFDTEASLDLADDDELIDLMLDCNFAAVFMGIETPDTDSLQLTKKFQNTRSPLLESIDKVTRSGLRVIAGFIIGFDGEKPGAGQRIVDFAEVTGIPTTTFAMLQALPNTALWHRLEKEGRLRLPDANINQTTLMNFVPTRPVEDIAREYVDAFRQLYEPVQYLNRVYRYFLKLGAPRVQPKFQWPEWVVVRALLLVCWRQGVVRKTRWLFWHHLFSILRRNPAVAEQYIAVCAHNEHFMEYREIVRAQIEAQLQAYLEQAERQAPETAIAA from the coding sequence ATGCGCGCTTTACTGATTTATCCTCGCTTTCCCAAAACGTTCTGGTCCTACGAAAAAATCCTGGAACTCGTCAATCGGAAAGTGTTGTTACCGCCGCTGGGGTTGGTGACTGTCGCCGCCATCCTGCCGCAAGAGTGGGAATTTAAATTGGTGGATCGCAATATCCGCGCCGTTACCGAAGAGGAGTGGGCTTGGGCGGACATCGTGATTTTGTCCGCCATGATCGTCCAGAAAGAGGACATGGTCGATCAGATTGCCCTTGCGAAGCAGCATGGCAAGCGCGTTGCTGTCGGTGGCCCCTACCCCACCTCAGTGCCTGAGGAAATGGAAGCGGCTGGCGTTGACTTTTTGATCCTGGACGAGGGCGAAATTACGCTGCCGATGTTTGTCGAGGCCCTAGAACGGGGCGAGACGCAGGGGCGCTTTAGCTCCAATGGCGAAAAACCGGATGTCACCACCACACCAATTCCGCGCTACGACCTGCTGGAACGCAGTGCCTACGACTCCATGTCGGTGCAATTCTCGCGGGGCTGCCCCTTCCAATGCGAGTTCTGCGACATTATCGTTCTCTACGGCCGTAAACCCCGCACCAAGGAGCCACAACAACTGTTAGCCGAGCTGCAGGCGCTCTACGACCTTGGCTGGCGTGGCGGTGTTTTTATGGTCGATGACAACTTCATCGGCAACAAACGCAATGTCAAACGGCTCTTGCAGGAGTTGAAGGTTTGGCAGGCCGAGCGAGGCTATCCCTTCCGCTTTGATACAGAAGCTTCCCTCGATTTGGCCGATGACGATGAGTTGATCGATCTGATGCTCGACTGCAACTTTGCAGCGGTGTTCATGGGCATTGAGACGCCGGACACCGACAGTTTGCAGTTGACCAAAAAGTTTCAAAACACGCGATCGCCGCTGCTGGAGTCGATCGATAAGGTGACGCGATCGGGCCTACGGGTGATTGCTGGCTTCATCATCGGCTTCGATGGGGAGAAACCCGGTGCGGGTCAGCGCATCGTCGATTTTGCTGAAGTGACGGGTATTCCCACGACCACCTTTGCCATGCTTCAGGCGCTCCCGAATACAGCGCTCTGGCATCGGTTGGAAAAAGAAGGCCGCCTGCGGCTACCCGACGCCAACATCAACCAGACGACGTTGATGAACTTTGTACCGACCCGTCCGGTCGAAGACATTGCCCGCGAATACGTTGATGCTTTCCGCCAGCTCTACGAGCCGGTGCAATACCTAAATCGGGTCTATCGCTACTTCCTCAAGCTGGGCGCTCCTCGCGTGCAACCCAAGTTTCAGTGGCCTGAGTGGGTCGTTGTGCGCGCGTTGCTCTTGGTCTGCTGGCGTCAAGGGGTGGTTCGCAAAACCCGCTGGCTGTTCTGGCATCACCTGTTCAGCATTCTGCGGCGCAATCCGGCTGTGGCCGAACAGTACATTGCTGTTTGCGCCCACAACGAACACTTCATGGAGTACCGCGAGATCGTCCGCGCCCAAATTGAAGCGCAACTCCAGGCCTATCTCGAACAGGCAGAACGCCAAGCTCCAGAAACGGCGATCGCAGCCTAA
- the thrC gene encoding threonine synthase — protein MTQTTLNTSTVKALKCKECGHEYDLGAKHVCEDVCFGPLEVVYDYDAIRQRVSRATIEAGPNSIWRYRHFLPVTSEDVIDVGTGMTPLVEAKRLARRLGLKKLFIKNDAVNMPTLSFKDRVVSVALTRARELGFSTVSCASTGNLANSTAAIAAHAGLDCCVFIPADLEAGKVLGTLIYNPTLMAVKGNYDQVNRLCSEVANTHGWGFVNINLRPYYSEGSKTLGYEVAEQLGWQLPDHIVAPLASGSLFTKIYKGFREFVDVGLVDDKAVRFSGAQAEGCSPIAKAFQEGRDFIAPEKPNTIAKSIAIGNPADGIYAVEIARKTGGNIEAVNDTEIIEGIKLLAETEGIFTETAGGTTVAVLKKLVEAGKINPDETTVVYITGNGLKTQEAVQGYIAEPFTIEPKLESFEHALERSRTLDRLEWQQVLI, from the coding sequence ATGACCCAAACAACACTCAACACCAGCACCGTGAAGGCACTCAAGTGTAAAGAGTGCGGTCATGAGTATGACCTGGGTGCCAAGCATGTTTGTGAGGACGTGTGTTTCGGCCCGCTGGAAGTGGTCTACGACTACGACGCCATCCGCCAACGCGTCAGTCGCGCCACCATTGAAGCGGGCCCTAATTCGATCTGGCGGTATCGTCACTTTCTACCAGTGACCAGCGAAGACGTCATTGACGTCGGCACTGGCATGACGCCCTTGGTTGAAGCCAAACGCTTGGCTCGCCGTCTGGGTCTGAAAAAGCTTTTCATCAAAAACGACGCGGTCAACATGCCGACCTTGAGCTTCAAGGATCGGGTGGTGTCGGTGGCGCTGACTCGTGCTCGTGAGCTGGGCTTCAGCACGGTTTCCTGTGCTAGCACCGGCAACCTTGCCAATTCGACGGCGGCGATCGCAGCTCACGCAGGTCTGGACTGCTGCGTTTTCATCCCGGCTGACCTCGAGGCCGGCAAAGTACTGGGGACGCTGATTTACAACCCGACCTTGATGGCGGTCAAAGGCAACTACGACCAAGTCAACCGCCTCTGCTCCGAAGTCGCCAATACTCACGGCTGGGGCTTCGTCAATATCAACCTGCGTCCCTACTACTCAGAAGGTTCCAAAACCTTGGGCTATGAGGTAGCAGAACAACTGGGCTGGCAACTGCCGGATCACATTGTCGCGCCGCTGGCTTCCGGTTCGTTGTTCACCAAGATCTACAAAGGCTTCCGCGAATTCGTCGACGTCGGTCTTGTCGATGACAAAGCCGTTCGCTTCAGCGGTGCTCAAGCCGAAGGTTGTTCACCGATCGCTAAAGCCTTCCAAGAAGGTCGCGACTTCATCGCTCCTGAGAAACCGAACACGATCGCCAAATCGATCGCGATCGGCAATCCGGCTGACGGCATCTACGCTGTCGAAATTGCCCGCAAAACCGGCGGCAACATTGAAGCGGTCAACGACACCGAAATCATCGAAGGGATCAAGCTACTCGCTGAAACCGAAGGCATCTTCACCGAGACGGCTGGTGGCACCACCGTCGCTGTGCTCAAGAAACTGGTGGAAGCTGGCAAAATCAACCCGGATGAAACCACAGTGGTCTACATCACCGGTAACGGTCTGAAGACCCAAGAAGCAGTTCAGGGCTACATTGCCGAGCCATTCACGATCGAGCCTAAACTTGAAAGCTTCGAGCATGCGCTAGAGCGCTCTCGGACCCTCGATCGCTTGGAATGGCAGCAAGTGCTGATCTAA
- a CDS encoding peptidase U32 family protein — protein MAAASLSCPELLAPAGDWDCLQAAIENGADAVYFGLDRFNARMRAHNFTEADLPEVVATLHQRGLKAYVTLNTLIFPQELPAAEQYLRSIISAGVDAAIVQDVGLCQLIRHLSPTFPIHASTQMTISSAAGVAFAHDLGCQLVVLARENSLAEIQKIRQQTAALNKVLPLEVFVHGALCVAYSGACLTSEALGGRSANRGECAQACRMSYDLIADGETVDLGDRQYLLSPQDLMGIELLPELIAAGVCSLKIEGRLKAPEYVASVTRRYREAIDRAWLGQSTVLDPSDRYELEMAFSRGLSSGWLQGIDNQALVQGRYAKKRGVALGTVLAVDRRGIQVEPLAPIQAGDGLLIETDRGDRGGRVYQVEPIAGQRLRLCFSREFDLRAVQVGDRLWKTSDPSLEKELRQSFSAEQPRWKQPVDLTVQGAIKQPLTVIACDRQGHQVTVQSEQLLQAATQHPLDRDRLAAQLGRLGNTAFELGSLENQLPDGLILPISELNRLRRQWVSALETQRSQPSHWPLNATARLSSLLPQRPATQPRSPELTVLVRNLPQLQAAIATQATRLYCEFEDPRRYREAVQVFRQAQRSEQTIWLAPPRIYKPGETWILEQVRRAEPDGYLVRNYDHLAAFQGDRCVGDFSLNVANPLTAAHWVEQTGLEWLTASYDLNAQQLLDLLAQTPPDWLEVTIHQHMPLFHMEHCVFCAFLSDGHDFRDCGRPCEQQEVRLRDRVGVEHILKADAGCRNTLYNGTAQTGAEFVPALQSQGLFRFRIDCLEESPAQVTQLCDRYWQLLQGQCSGEQLWRELKLMRQLGVTRGTLTTVTR, from the coding sequence ATGGCTGCTGCTTCACTGTCCTGCCCAGAATTGTTGGCACCTGCGGGCGACTGGGACTGTCTGCAAGCTGCGATTGAAAATGGGGCGGATGCAGTTTATTTCGGCCTCGATCGCTTTAATGCGCGGATGCGAGCCCACAACTTTACTGAGGCGGATCTGCCGGAAGTGGTGGCGACGCTGCACCAACGCGGGCTCAAAGCCTATGTCACTCTCAATACCCTGATCTTTCCGCAGGAGCTCCCTGCTGCTGAGCAATACCTGCGATCGATCATCAGTGCCGGTGTCGATGCGGCGATCGTGCAGGACGTGGGCTTGTGTCAGCTGATTCGCCATCTGTCACCGACGTTCCCGATCCATGCCTCGACCCAGATGACGATCAGCAGTGCGGCTGGGGTTGCGTTTGCCCACGATCTGGGCTGCCAGCTAGTCGTTCTGGCCCGGGAAAACTCCCTTGCGGAAATCCAGAAAATTCGACAGCAAACGGCGGCCCTCAACAAAGTCTTACCGCTGGAAGTGTTCGTGCATGGGGCACTCTGTGTGGCCTATAGCGGCGCTTGCCTCACCTCCGAAGCCTTGGGCGGGCGATCGGCCAATCGGGGCGAATGTGCCCAAGCCTGCCGCATGAGCTATGACCTGATTGCTGATGGCGAAACGGTCGATCTGGGCGATCGCCAGTACTTGCTCAGTCCCCAAGACTTGATGGGGATTGAACTGTTGCCGGAGCTGATCGCCGCTGGCGTCTGCAGTCTCAAAATTGAAGGCCGGCTCAAGGCACCGGAGTATGTCGCCAGTGTCACCCGCCGTTACCGTGAGGCAATCGATCGCGCTTGGTTAGGCCAGAGCACGGTGCTCGACCCGAGCGATCGCTACGAGTTGGAGATGGCCTTTTCGCGGGGGCTGTCCTCCGGTTGGTTACAGGGCATCGATAACCAAGCCCTGGTCCAAGGTCGCTATGCCAAAAAACGAGGCGTTGCTCTGGGCACCGTTCTAGCGGTCGATCGCCGGGGTATTCAAGTGGAGCCGCTAGCCCCGATTCAGGCCGGAGATGGCCTGCTGATCGAAACGGATCGGGGCGATCGCGGCGGGCGGGTCTATCAGGTGGAGCCGATCGCTGGTCAACGCCTGCGCCTTTGTTTCAGCCGCGAGTTTGATCTGCGAGCGGTGCAAGTCGGCGATCGCCTCTGGAAAACCAGCGATCCGTCCCTTGAAAAAGAATTGCGCCAAAGTTTTAGTGCAGAGCAGCCTCGCTGGAAGCAGCCGGTGGATCTGACGGTGCAAGGTGCGATCAAACAGCCCTTGACCGTGATTGCTTGCGATCGCCAAGGCCATCAAGTCACGGTGCAATCTGAACAGCTCTTGCAGGCAGCGACTCAGCATCCCCTCGATCGCGATCGCCTGGCCGCCCAATTGGGACGGCTGGGAAACACCGCCTTTGAGTTAGGGTCCCTCGAAAATCAGCTACCGGATGGCCTAATTCTGCCGATCAGTGAACTGAATCGCCTGCGGCGGCAGTGGGTGAGTGCGTTAGAAACGCAGCGATCGCAGCCGAGTCATTGGCCGCTGAATGCCACAGCCCGTTTGAGTAGCCTCTTACCTCAACGGCCGGCGACCCAACCGCGATCGCCAGAACTGACGGTACTGGTACGCAATCTGCCGCAGCTGCAAGCCGCGATCGCTACCCAAGCAACGCGACTCTACTGCGAGTTTGAAGATCCGCGCCGCTACCGCGAAGCAGTCCAAGTCTTCCGGCAAGCGCAGCGATCGGAACAAACCATTTGGCTAGCCCCGCCGCGCATCTACAAGCCAGGCGAGACTTGGATTTTGGAGCAGGTGCGACGAGCAGAACCGGACGGCTATCTGGTTCGCAACTACGATCACCTCGCTGCTTTTCAAGGCGATCGCTGTGTGGGCGATTTCTCCCTGAATGTGGCCAATCCTCTGACTGCAGCTCATTGGGTGGAACAGACCGGGCTGGAGTGGCTGACGGCTTCCTACGACCTCAATGCTCAACAACTATTGGATTTATTGGCGCAGACGCCGCCCGATTGGCTGGAAGTGACGATTCACCAGCACATGCCGCTGTTCCACATGGAGCACTGCGTGTTTTGTGCCTTCCTCAGCGACGGCCATGATTTCCGCGACTGTGGTCGCCCCTGCGAACAGCAAGAAGTGCGGCTGCGCGATCGCGTTGGTGTAGAACATATCCTCAAGGCTGACGCGGGCTGCCGCAACACGCTTTACAACGGCACGGCGCAAACGGGGGCAGAATTTGTCCCTGCGCTGCAAAGCCAAGGGCTGTTCCGCTTCCGGATCGATTGTCTAGAGGAGTCGCCAGCTCAGGTCACGCAACTCTGCGATCGCTATTGGCAACTTTTGCAAGGGCAATGCAGCGGCGAACAACTCTGGCGTGAGCTGAAGTTGATGCGTCAGCTAGGGGTGACTCGCGGCACCCTCACGACTGTGACCCGCTAA
- a CDS encoding TIGR04283 family arsenosugar biosynthesis glycosyltransferase, whose product MSQRLILFSRYPTAGRSKTRLIPALGPEGAADLQRQLTEWTVFTAHRWQARSPQTEVLIATSGGTPEDWQQWLGAVEVQPQAEGDLGDRLHQAFQAAQQAGKNRTVIIGCDCPSITPDHLTAAFQALETADVVLGPATDGGYWLIGLRQPQARLFQDIDWGSDRVLAQTLQAAQAADLQVAQLEPLSDLDRPEDLDLWQPQPQLSVIITTLNEAANLPHTLASIGDAPVETLVVDGGSQDETVAIAKTWGAKVIPSPAGRGRQFNQGVAAAHGSLLLFLHGDTRLPPQFFNHVVQTLQSPKVVAGAFQLQIDSTDWRLRWVERGVRWRSRWLQQPYGDQALFLRRERWRAIGGFSTGPLLEDYRLVRQLRRQGRIAIAPAAVTTSARRWQKRGVLQTTLLNQLILLGHHCGLSDQRLANWYHH is encoded by the coding sequence ATGAGTCAGCGCCTGATTCTCTTTAGTCGCTATCCCACAGCGGGGCGATCGAAGACGCGGCTGATTCCGGCACTCGGCCCTGAGGGAGCGGCTGATCTACAGCGCCAGTTGACGGAGTGGACGGTGTTTACGGCCCATCGCTGGCAGGCGCGATCGCCCCAGACCGAAGTGCTGATCGCTACCAGCGGTGGTACGCCTGAAGACTGGCAGCAATGGCTGGGAGCAGTTGAGGTGCAGCCACAAGCCGAGGGTGATTTGGGCGATCGCCTCCATCAGGCATTTCAGGCAGCTCAACAAGCAGGTAAAAACCGAACCGTAATCATTGGCTGCGATTGCCCCAGCATTACCCCCGACCATTTGACGGCTGCGTTTCAGGCACTGGAAACCGCTGATGTGGTGCTCGGCCCCGCCACTGATGGCGGCTATTGGCTGATTGGTCTGCGCCAGCCTCAGGCTCGACTCTTCCAGGACATTGATTGGGGCAGCGATCGCGTTTTGGCGCAAACCCTACAAGCCGCTCAAGCGGCTGATCTCCAAGTCGCACAGCTCGAACCCCTCTCCGATCTTGATCGCCCCGAAGATCTTGACCTCTGGCAACCCCAGCCGCAGCTGTCGGTGATCATCACCACACTCAATGAAGCAGCAAACCTGCCCCATACCTTGGCCTCGATCGGGGATGCTCCCGTGGAAACTTTGGTTGTGGATGGTGGCAGTCAAGACGAAACAGTTGCGATCGCCAAAACTTGGGGAGCTAAGGTCATTCCCAGTCCTGCTGGACGGGGACGCCAATTCAACCAAGGAGTTGCTGCTGCCCACGGCAGCCTTTTGCTGTTTCTGCACGGCGATACCCGCCTGCCGCCTCAGTTTTTCAATCACGTCGTGCAAACACTGCAATCCCCGAAAGTCGTTGCAGGAGCGTTTCAGTTACAGATCGATAGTACTGACTGGCGCCTGCGCTGGGTCGAGCGGGGCGTGCGCTGGCGGAGCCGCTGGCTTCAGCAACCCTACGGCGATCAAGCCTTGTTTCTCCGCCGCGAACGCTGGCGTGCGATCGGGGGCTTTAGTACCGGACCGTTGCTAGAGGACTATCGACTGGTACGGCAACTGCGTCGCCAAGGACGAATTGCGATCGCACCGGCTGCCGTAACGACCTCTGCCCGCCGTTGGCAAAAACGGGGGGTGCTACAAACGACATTACTCAATCAATTGATCTTGCTCGGCCACCACTGTGGACTCAGCGATCAAAGACTGGCGAACTGGTACCACCACTAG